The following are encoded together in the Brassica napus cultivar Da-Ae chromosome A9, Da-Ae, whole genome shotgun sequence genome:
- the LOC106422336 gene encoding E3 ubiquitin-protein ligase RHA1B-like: MGLPTDFRELQIPGYVLKTLYVIGFFRDMVDALCPYIGLPQFLDHEIPRPDPLVPIQPHNSRAVSLADEICPVVRFSDIHTDLEDCCTVCLSDFESDDDIRQLPNCRHVFHHRCLDRWIVDCCKVTCPVCRDRFLPSESYPRMGSGLGFVWYNDDSESNIANLS; this comes from the coding sequence atgGGTCTTCCTACAGATTTCAGGGAGCTTCAGATTCCTGGATACGTACTTAAGACTCTTTACGTCATCGGTTTCTTCAGAGACATGGTCGATGCGCTTTGTCCTTACATCGGCTTACCTCAGTTTCTAGACCACGAGATTCCTCGACCGGACCCTTTGGTCCCTATCCAACCGCACAACTCTAGAGCCGTGAGTCTTGCTGACGAGATTTGCCCGGTGGTTCGTTTCTCGGATATCCATACCGATCTTGAAGATTGCTGTACGGTGTGTCTCTCTGATTTTGAATCCGATGATGACATTAGGCAGCTTCCGAATTGTCGACACGTGTTTCATCATCGTTGTTTGGACCGTTGGATCGTTGATTGCTGCAAGGTGACGTGTCCGGTTTGTCGGGATAGGTTTCTACCGAGCGAAAGTTACCCGCGGATGGGTTCGGGTCTTGGTTTTGTTTGGTACAATGATGATTCGGAAAGTAACATTGCCAACTTGTCATGA